In one Vicugna pacos chromosome 22, VicPac4, whole genome shotgun sequence genomic region, the following are encoded:
- the C22H19orf25 gene encoding UPF0449 protein C19orf25 homolog: MGSKAKKRVVLPTRPAPPTVEQILEDVRGAPAEDPVFTALAREDSPGPSGRAEDTEAQREQLYQQSRVYVAMNQRLRQAGTRLKQKCEELQRAGQKLEHDVCQVGQVALPGTVATSSG, from the exons ATGGGCTCCAAGGCCAAGAAGCGCGTGGTGCTGCCCACCCGCCCGGCGCCCCCCACGGTGGAGCAGATCCTGGAGGACGTGCGCGGGGCCCCCGCCGAGGACCCCGTCTTCACCGCCCTGGCCCGGGAAG ATTCCCCAGGCCCCTCCGGGAGGGCTGAGGACACAGAGGCCCAGCGGGAGCAGCTCTACCAGCAGAGCCGGGTCTACGTGGCCATGAACCAGAGACTGCGTCAGGCGGGCACCCGGCTGAAGCAGAAGTGTGAGGAGCTGCAGCGAGCTGGCCAGAAGCTGGAGCACGACGTTTGCCAGGTCGGGCAGGTggctctgccaggcactgtggccACCTCCTCAGGCTGA